The Leadbettera azotonutricia ZAS-9 genome has a window encoding:
- a CDS encoding DUF4838 domain-containing protein: MAGFDVSKEWAILVPPNSAAAKKGAEDISRCIALLRKDKGQDAPALLDASGDAPPESVPVIVLNSENAGPERNGFTWRAGAARVEIFGESPRGLCKGVYDFLLSLGISWPEPGKEVLPSPAENDIYPFKTNGAYQPSKFEGEDLKKAPWHRFVVKTKKTSLKSSKKREAFVAWAARNKYDALVFPLECLDKAPKLADDYALLIEGGGRELSLLLPRKLFLFHKELFRMEEGKRQKRINFCPTNHETIKIIRTEAEKYFRLSKNVKVFHLWPDKGGEKSWCSCPSCRAFTPAEQNRIAVNAAADALAVVNSNAFISFYESPEEGGDIPLRQNLFKLEELPAE; the protein is encoded by the coding sequence ATGGCAGGTTTTGATGTTTCCAAAGAATGGGCCATTTTAGTCCCTCCAAACTCGGCCGCTGCAAAAAAAGGGGCTGAAGATATTTCCCGGTGCATAGCCCTGCTGCGCAAAGACAAGGGGCAGGACGCCCCTGCGCTTCTTGACGCTTCGGGAGATGCTCCCCCTGAAAGCGTTCCCGTCATCGTTCTCAATAGTGAAAATGCCGGGCCTGAGCGGAACGGTTTTACCTGGAGGGCAGGCGCCGCAAGGGTGGAAATCTTCGGCGAATCCCCCAGGGGGCTCTGCAAGGGCGTCTATGATTTTCTGCTTTCATTGGGAATAAGCTGGCCTGAACCCGGAAAAGAGGTACTCCCCTCCCCTGCTGAAAATGATATATACCCCTTCAAAACAAACGGCGCATATCAACCATCAAAATTTGAAGGCGAAGATCTGAAAAAAGCGCCATGGCACCGTTTTGTGGTTAAAACAAAAAAAACTTCGCTGAAATCTTCCAAAAAACGTGAAGCCTTCGTTGCCTGGGCCGCAAGAAATAAATACGATGCTCTGGTATTCCCCCTCGAATGTCTTGACAAAGCGCCAAAACTTGCCGACGACTATGCCTTGCTTATTGAAGGGGGCGGCAGGGAGCTTTCGCTGCTTCTCCCGAGGAAGCTCTTTCTCTTCCACAAAGAGCTTTTCCGCATGGAGGAAGGAAAACGGCAGAAAAGAATCAATTTTTGCCCCACCAATCACGAAACAATTAAAATTATCAGGACTGAAGCTGAAAAGTATTTCCGCCTTTCAAAAAATGTAAAGGTTTTCCACCTCTGGCCGGACAAGGGCGGGGAAAAGTCATGGTGCTCCTGCCCCAGCTGCCGGGCTTTTACTCCTGCTGAACAGAACCGCATTGCGGTTAATGCTGCGGCAGACGCGCTGGCTGTGGTAAACAGCAATGCATTTATCTCATTTTATGAAAGCCCGGAGGAAGGCGGGGACATACCCCTGAGACAGAATCTCTTTAAACTGGAAGAATTGCCCGCAGAATAG
- a CDS encoding Ldh family oxidoreductase translates to MAQNNETVYAHFDEMHEFMCQAFIAAGVPPEDAKVCADVLIESDKRGIDSHGVGRLKPIYLDRIKEGIQFVKTNFEIVRETPSTAVIDGHDGMGHVIGVRSMNMAIEKAKKCGLAMVVVRNSTHYGIAGYYALMAAKENMICFTGTNARPSIAPTFGVENMLGTNPLTIGFPTDEEFPFVIDCATSITQRGKIEHYARINKTMPAGWVIDGKGNAVTDPNIALKGLVAGTCALTPVGGIGDELAGYKGYGWATVVEVLSAALQGGSFLKTLTGINADGSHRPYHLGHWFIAIKIEAFTDPGAFKKTSGDILRELRASKKAEGQSRIYTAGEKEYIAYLDRSKKGIPLNPAVRTSLEAARDEWKVKFTFSWEK, encoded by the coding sequence ATGGCTCAGAACAACGAGACTGTATATGCGCATTTTGACGAAATGCATGAATTTATGTGCCAGGCTTTTATTGCAGCAGGAGTACCCCCGGAGGATGCCAAAGTCTGTGCCGATGTGCTCATTGAATCGGACAAGAGGGGCATTGACTCCCACGGCGTAGGGCGGCTCAAGCCGATTTACCTTGACCGGATTAAAGAAGGGATTCAGTTTGTAAAAACAAATTTTGAAATTGTGAGGGAAACTCCCTCCACTGCGGTGATAGATGGCCACGATGGCATGGGCCACGTCATTGGCGTACGTTCCATGAACATGGCAATCGAAAAAGCCAAAAAGTGCGGCCTTGCGATGGTAGTAGTGAGGAACTCTACCCATTATGGCATCGCCGGTTACTATGCCCTCATGGCTGCAAAAGAAAACATGATCTGCTTTACAGGCACCAATGCCCGCCCCTCCATAGCCCCAACTTTCGGCGTGGAGAATATGCTGGGCACCAACCCCCTCACCATAGGCTTTCCCACGGATGAGGAATTCCCCTTTGTCATCGACTGCGCCACATCCATCACCCAGCGGGGAAAAATCGAACATTACGCCAGAATCAACAAGACCATGCCCGCCGGCTGGGTAATTGACGGGAAGGGCAATGCCGTTACGGACCCCAATATCGCCCTCAAAGGGCTTGTAGCAGGTACCTGCGCCCTTACCCCTGTGGGCGGTATTGGCGATGAGCTTGCAGGCTATAAAGGTTATGGCTGGGCAACAGTAGTAGAAGTACTGTCAGCTGCCCTCCAGGGCGGTTCCTTCCTCAAGACCCTCACCGGTATCAATGCCGATGGCAGCCACAGACCTTACCACCTGGGGCATTGGTTCATTGCGATCAAAATAGAGGCATTTACCGACCCTGGGGCTTTCAAAAAAACTTCAGGCGATATACTGCGGGAACTTCGGGCTTCCAAAAAAGCGGAAGGCCAAAGCCGTATCTACACAGCAGGTGAAAAGGAATATATTGCATATTTGGACAGGAGCAAGAAGGGCATCCCCCTCAACCCCGCGGTCCGTACTTCCCTTGAAGCTGCCAGGGATGAGTGGAAGGTGAAGTTCACATTCTCCTGGGAGAAATAA
- a CDS encoding M24 family metallopeptidase encodes MSIYQTRREQIYDWMARESITLVMISDFEDRRDPSVRWLSGQPGDALLFLSVDRKSLLVPWDINMAMLYANVDSFIPYSEFNRSSIKAIKGAAALFKTPLGSRVEIPPTTPYPQFLKYIEAVTDFDIICRDNGASPEMEKARAVKDSEELKIYQKVSAFTCDITDLLEKQVRAGKLKTEADIAHFIDAEGRKRGCEGTGFETLAAGPDRSFGIHCFPAYTGGAFGGQGLSILDYGLKHAGYTSDVTLTFAREPLSKQQEKMLTLVEKAYNLALAMASPGIATRDIALAVEAHFAKAKKFMPHGLGHGIGLEAHEAPNVNTRAENSWVLEPGMIITLEPGLYDPVQGGCRLENDVLITETGAEVLTNSRIIRL; translated from the coding sequence ATGAGCATTTACCAGACAAGACGGGAACAGATTTACGACTGGATGGCAAGGGAAAGCATAACCCTGGTAATGATAAGCGATTTTGAAGATCGCCGTGATCCATCGGTGCGCTGGCTATCAGGGCAGCCCGGGGACGCCCTCCTTTTTTTATCAGTAGACAGAAAAAGCCTTCTTGTTCCCTGGGATATCAATATGGCCATGCTCTATGCAAATGTTGATTCCTTCATCCCCTATTCAGAATTTAACCGCAGTTCCATAAAGGCAATTAAAGGAGCGGCTGCGCTTTTTAAAACCCCCCTGGGTTCACGGGTGGAAATCCCCCCCACTACGCCTTATCCCCAATTCCTCAAATACATTGAAGCAGTAACAGACTTTGATATTATTTGCCGCGATAACGGCGCAAGCCCCGAAATGGAAAAAGCCAGGGCTGTCAAGGACAGTGAAGAACTCAAGATCTATCAAAAAGTCTCAGCCTTCACCTGCGATATCACCGATTTATTGGAAAAACAGGTACGGGCAGGAAAACTTAAAACCGAAGCGGATATAGCGCACTTCATCGATGCTGAAGGCCGTAAGCGCGGCTGCGAGGGCACAGGCTTTGAAACCCTGGCTGCAGGGCCTGACCGGAGCTTCGGCATTCACTGCTTCCCCGCGTATACGGGCGGGGCTTTCGGAGGCCAGGGCTTGTCCATACTGGACTATGGGCTCAAGCATGCGGGCTATACCAGCGATGTGACCCTCACCTTTGCAAGGGAGCCCCTTTCAAAACAGCAGGAAAAAATGCTCACCCTGGTCGAAAAGGCCTACAATCTGGCCCTCGCCATGGCAAGCCCCGGCATTGCGACCCGTGATATTGCACTGGCAGTGGAAGCCCATTTTGCCAAGGCAAAGAAATTCATGCCCCACGGTCTGGGGCACGGTATAGGGCTTGAAGCCCACGAAGCCCCCAATGTCAACACCAGGGCCGAAAACAGCTGGGTACTTGAACCCGGCATGATCATCACCCTGGAACCGGGCCTCTATGATCCTGTCCAGGGCGGCTGCAGGCTCGAAAATGACGTGCTTATCACCGAAACCGGGGCGGAAGTACTGACTAATTCCAGAATTATCAGGCTTTAA
- the ltaE gene encoding low-specificity L-threonine aldolase produces the protein MNIIDIRSDTVTKPTPAMRKAMAEAEVGDDVYGDDPTINKLEKLGAKMLGKEASVFVPSGTFGNQLALFTWAPRGTEVILGEEAHIVQHEAGAASVIAGVQTRTIPAPDGILTRKALEERLRHRELHFPATSLICLENAHSLGQVVSLKAMDEARAVAKEWKLPIHLDGARIFNAAAALGCEAKDIAARADSVMFCLSKGLCAPVGSLLAGSKAFVEEARMKRKIMGGGMRQAGILAAAGILALTEQVNHLAEDHARAKKMAKDLAKIPGIIIKPKEVEINMVFFAWPAAEKEKTAKKIVDIFAGHGIIINAPEHGVFRFVTHYWIGDSEAQAILAASREAFRSEAAAS, from the coding sequence TTGAACATAATTGATATCAGAAGCGACACTGTTACCAAGCCTACACCGGCTATGCGCAAAGCCATGGCCGAAGCCGAAGTAGGCGACGATGTCTATGGCGACGATCCCACCATCAACAAGCTTGAAAAGCTGGGTGCAAAAATGCTGGGCAAAGAGGCTTCGGTCTTCGTGCCCTCGGGGACTTTCGGAAACCAGCTGGCCCTTTTTACCTGGGCGCCGAGGGGAACAGAAGTGATACTCGGCGAAGAAGCCCACATTGTTCAGCACGAAGCGGGGGCTGCCTCGGTGATTGCAGGGGTACAAACCAGGACTATCCCTGCGCCTGACGGCATTTTGACACGAAAAGCCCTGGAAGAAAGGCTGCGGCATCGTGAACTCCATTTCCCGGCCACTTCCCTCATCTGCCTTGAAAACGCCCATTCCCTGGGGCAAGTGGTAAGCCTCAAAGCCATGGATGAAGCGCGGGCAGTGGCAAAGGAATGGAAGCTTCCCATTCACCTTGACGGCGCGCGTATTTTTAATGCCGCAGCAGCCCTGGGCTGCGAGGCAAAAGACATAGCCGCCAGGGCAGATTCGGTGATGTTCTGCCTTTCAAAAGGGCTCTGTGCGCCGGTTGGATCGTTATTGGCAGGAAGCAAAGCCTTTGTGGAAGAAGCCAGGATGAAGCGTAAGATCATGGGGGGCGGCATGAGGCAGGCAGGCATATTGGCTGCCGCAGGGATACTTGCCCTCACTGAGCAGGTGAACCATCTGGCAGAAGATCACGCCAGGGCAAAAAAGATGGCAAAGGATCTGGCAAAAATCCCCGGCATCATCATTAAACCTAAAGAAGTTGAAATCAATATGGTATTCTTTGCCTGGCCTGCGGCAGAAAAAGAGAAGACCGCAAAAAAAATCGTGGATATTTTTGCCGGGCACGGCATAATCATCAATGCGCCCGAGCATGGGGTATTCCGGTTTGTAACCCATTACTGGATAGGGGATTCGGAGGCACAAGCGATACTGGCCGCCTCGCGGGAGGCATTCAGGTCAGAGGCAGCCGCCTCATGA
- the glmS gene encoding glutamine--fructose-6-phosphate transaminase (isomerizing): MCGIVGYIGNEEAAPVLIKGLTKLEYRGYDSAGVAILGKNGLLIRKSKGMLKNLEEKIGSEIQSGALASTMGIGHTRWATHGEPSDINSHPHTDVAGKIAVVHNGIIENYAKLKAWLEAHGVKFRSQTDTEVIAHLIDFHFNGDLLQAVIEALKRLEGSYALGIICESDPDRIIAVRKESPLVIGAGKGENLIASDVPAILEHTRDVYYLGDREIAVLYRDHVDFFNEEGQSIRKETSHVTWDAGAAEKGGFEHFMLKEIHEQPKALTDTLRARIKNEGKKAINLEEIGFDASWAEANRVVITACGTAWHAGVIGKYAFEHFARIPVDVDIASEYRYRNPIYNPKDIFIIISQSGETADTLAAMRMAKKSGARIIAITNVVGSTLAREADLVMYTWAGPEIAVASTKAFTTQLMCLYLIAIQFGVLRGTLNDAELGAAVEALENIPAEAEKILSDKENIQRFAYLQTNKTKVFYMGRLFDYAVSLESALKLKEISYTHSEAFAAGELKHGPIALVDESTLLVAICTQDNLFDKMDSNIKEVKARGASTLVITWDDVSYFDKTADEVFRIPRTMASLSPMLAVIPAQLYAYYVSILKGLDPDKPRNLAKSVTVE, encoded by the coding sequence ATGTGCGGCATAGTTGGCTACATTGGAAATGAAGAGGCGGCGCCGGTTCTCATCAAAGGGCTTACCAAGCTTGAATACCGGGGCTACGATTCTGCCGGGGTAGCGATCCTTGGCAAAAATGGACTGCTGATACGCAAATCCAAGGGCATGCTGAAAAATCTGGAAGAAAAAATAGGCTCCGAGATTCAAAGCGGAGCCCTTGCAAGCACCATGGGCATAGGCCATACCCGATGGGCCACCCACGGGGAACCTTCGGATATCAATTCGCATCCCCACACCGATGTGGCAGGAAAGATCGCTGTGGTTCATAACGGCATCATCGAAAATTATGCCAAACTGAAAGCCTGGCTTGAAGCCCACGGGGTAAAATTCCGCAGCCAAACCGACACGGAGGTGATTGCCCACCTTATAGACTTCCATTTCAATGGCGATTTGCTCCAGGCAGTCATCGAAGCCCTGAAGCGGCTCGAAGGTTCCTATGCTTTGGGCATCATCTGCGAAAGCGATCCCGACAGGATCATTGCAGTGCGCAAGGAAAGCCCCCTCGTCATAGGCGCGGGTAAAGGCGAAAACCTCATCGCCAGCGATGTGCCGGCCATTCTGGAACACACCCGTGATGTTTACTACCTCGGGGACAGGGAAATTGCGGTCCTCTACCGGGATCATGTGGATTTCTTCAACGAAGAAGGCCAGAGCATCAGAAAAGAGACCTCCCATGTAACCTGGGACGCAGGGGCTGCCGAAAAAGGCGGCTTTGAACACTTCATGCTCAAGGAAATCCACGAGCAGCCCAAGGCCCTCACAGATACGCTTAGGGCGCGGATCAAGAATGAAGGGAAGAAAGCCATCAACCTTGAAGAGATAGGCTTTGACGCTTCCTGGGCAGAGGCAAACCGGGTGGTCATTACTGCCTGCGGCACTGCATGGCACGCCGGGGTGATTGGAAAATACGCCTTTGAGCATTTTGCGCGCATCCCTGTGGATGTGGATATTGCCAGCGAGTACCGTTACCGGAACCCCATTTACAATCCCAAAGACATCTTTATCATCATAAGCCAGTCGGGCGAGACCGCGGATACCCTGGCAGCCATGCGGATGGCAAAAAAATCAGGCGCCCGCATCATTGCCATTACCAACGTGGTGGGTTCCACCCTGGCCCGCGAAGCTGACCTCGTGATGTACACCTGGGCAGGTCCCGAGATCGCAGTAGCCTCTACAAAAGCGTTTACCACCCAGCTCATGTGCCTCTACCTCATCGCCATTCAGTTCGGCGTGCTCCGGGGCACGCTTAACGATGCCGAACTTGGCGCAGCGGTAGAAGCCCTGGAAAACATTCCCGCAGAGGCGGAAAAAATTCTTTCTGATAAAGAGAACATACAGCGTTTCGCTTACCTCCAGACCAACAAGACCAAGGTTTTCTACATGGGGCGGCTTTTTGACTATGCGGTAAGCCTTGAAAGCGCATTGAAGCTCAAGGAAATCAGCTATACCCATTCCGAAGCCTTTGCAGCCGGCGAACTCAAGCACGGCCCAATTGCCCTGGTGGACGAAAGCACTTTGCTGGTCGCCATCTGCACCCAGGACAATCTCTTTGACAAGATGGATTCCAATATTAAAGAGGTCAAAGCCCGGGGGGCGTCCACATTGGTCATCACCTGGGACGACGTAAGCTACTTCGACAAGACTGCGGACGAAGTTTTCCGCATTCCCCGTACCATGGCGAGTCTTTCACCTATGCTGGCGGTAATACCGGCCCAGCTTTATGCATACTATGTGTCCATACTGAAAGGCCTTGATCCTGACAAGCCAAGGAATCTCGCAAAGAGTGTTACAGTAGAATAA
- a CDS encoding cupin domain-containing protein, producing MVIRRNEMKVEDKEKMRDGEGTVHFTYLLDGSKEKNARMFAEITLKPGCSIGYHQHNSETEYYFILSGTGTVNDDGKEVQVKQGDSIITGNGASHSIKNTGEDLLIFHAVIVTY from the coding sequence ATGGTTATACGACGCAATGAAATGAAGGTTGAAGACAAGGAAAAGATGAGGGATGGCGAGGGGACCGTTCATTTTACCTATCTCCTTGACGGAAGCAAGGAAAAGAATGCCAGGATGTTTGCGGAGATCACCCTTAAGCCAGGATGCTCCATCGGCTATCATCAGCACAATTCTGAAACAGAATACTACTTCATCCTGTCGGGAACCGGAACGGTCAACGATGATGGAAAAGAAGTGCAGGTAAAGCAGGGGGATTCCATTATCACCGGCAACGGCGCATCCCACAGCATCAAAAACACCGGGGAAGATCTTCTGATCTTCCACGCAGTTATCGTGACATATTAA
- a CDS encoding flagellar basal body protein FliL — MNNHGRQPPQALLIIYRSLIVLALIILLVIIAGVVWALFLKPQDNAKPAQTSSRVSPVESGNTFTGIGRLRLPLGDNQPATAIVSITFPYNPGDKAFSEELASRVGEFRALTSAYFKSRTASQLEKVDEEEIKKALLDQYNGVLRLGKIEILYFNDYMIID, encoded by the coding sequence ATGAATAACCATGGGAGACAGCCCCCTCAAGCTTTGCTCATCATATACCGCAGCCTGATCGTGCTTGCATTGATCATTCTGCTTGTCATTATTGCAGGCGTGGTATGGGCGCTTTTTTTAAAGCCCCAGGATAATGCAAAGCCTGCGCAAACTTCTTCCCGGGTTTCCCCAGTCGAAAGCGGCAATACTTTTACCGGCATAGGGCGCCTCAGGCTTCCTCTTGGGGACAATCAGCCCGCGACAGCTATAGTGAGCATCACGTTTCCGTATAATCCCGGGGACAAAGCTTTTTCTGAAGAGCTTGCGTCCCGCGTTGGGGAGTTCAGGGCATTAACCAGCGCATATTTTAAGTCCCGAACCGCTTCCCAGCTTGAGAAGGTCGATGAGGAAGAAATCAAAAAAGCCCTCCTTGATCAGTACAATGGGGTGCTCAGGCTGGGGAAAATAGAGATTTTGTACTTTAATGATTACATGATCATAGATTGA
- a CDS encoding DUF6249 domain-containing protein, whose translation MAQSTVAQVIISIIPIVGIFMGSVVVFFYLLWNHRRRILLIKAGQYNKPAFDLQSFSLLAGLLLSAVGLALTIFLSIVSGAGFGLLGGIIPLAVGAGLLCYYGIKRSDRAS comes from the coding sequence ATGGCGCAGTCGACAGTTGCCCAGGTTATTATTTCCATCATTCCCATAGTGGGGATATTCATGGGATCAGTGGTGGTTTTTTTCTACCTGCTCTGGAATCACAGGCGCAGAATTTTGCTTATCAAGGCAGGTCAGTACAATAAACCCGCATTTGATCTGCAGTCTTTCAGCCTTCTTGCCGGCCTTCTCCTCAGCGCGGTAGGGCTTGCGCTGACGATCTTTCTTTCCATTGTATCGGGGGCTGGTTTCGGCCTCCTGGGGGGCATAATTCCCCTTGCAGTGGGGGCGGGCCTTCTGTGTTACTACGGGATCAAGCGCAGCGATAGGGCTTCATGA
- a CDS encoding RNA polymerase sigma factor: MNQEGIIAESAGDGDDDRMILEQILAGQKELYRLLVKRHEQAIYGMGISFFRNAEDASDFTQDVFFKAYRSLVHFEGRSRFSTWLYRIAYNTAVNSVTRKKDYRSLVEEERIPGKDTPERNVLRIALREAVKEAVKELPDRYRICVDLFFFYDRSYQEIEAITGYPVNTIKSHVFRAKKILKEKLKEFAEGGTEWQSIQD, encoded by the coding sequence ATGAATCAGGAAGGCATCATCGCTGAAAGCGCCGGGGACGGCGATGACGACAGGATGATCCTGGAACAGATCCTTGCAGGCCAGAAAGAGCTTTACAGGCTTCTTGTAAAGCGCCACGAGCAGGCGATTTACGGAATGGGCATAAGTTTTTTCCGCAATGCCGAAGATGCATCGGATTTTACCCAGGATGTTTTCTTCAAAGCCTATCGCAGCCTTGTGCATTTTGAAGGGCGGTCGCGTTTTTCGACCTGGCTTTACCGCATTGCCTACAATACAGCGGTGAACAGTGTTACACGGAAGAAGGATTACCGGAGCCTGGTTGAAGAAGAGCGTATCCCCGGCAAGGATACGCCGGAACGGAATGTTTTAAGGATTGCTTTACGGGAAGCAGTGAAGGAAGCGGTGAAGGAACTGCCGGATCGCTACCGGATCTGCGTGGATCTTTTCTTTTTCTACGATCGATCCTATCAGGAGATCGAAGCCATCACGGGGTACCCGGTGAATACCATCAAGTCCCATGTGTTCAGGGCTAAAAAGATCCTGAAGGAAAAGCTGAAAGAATTTGCCGAAGGGGGAACAGAATGGCAAAGCATACAGGACTGA